A single genomic interval of Nostoc commune NIES-4072 harbors:
- a CDS encoding DUF1822 family protein, whose protein sequence is MEKIADSLKFTGPIPPDGRHRAEELCRRQVTQKKAEQVYLNTLSVSFVNSYLQYMGFETDLDKSDSWNPVQQTLMDVADLSLKNLGSLECRPVFEDAQFIDIPPEVQSNRIGYVAVQIKKSFREATLLGFVRKVETDLLPIKHLQPLDNLLEYLEELTQVRQAELVSQLPTDNKTLIKLKQWLENVFEVGWQEVETLFDNQWANADWNLRSANGSFVSRGKLIDLGKTGIIQSVILVVGFIQENQQEIDIIVEVHPIWGENYLPPNLQLMVIDFEGVEGESIMEAQTRSSNKNIQLQFSGDVGERFSIKLVLGNISVIESFLI, encoded by the coding sequence ATGGAGAAAATCGCAGATTCTTTAAAATTTACAGGCCCTATACCGCCAGACGGAAGACATCGAGCAGAAGAGTTATGTAGGCGACAAGTCACGCAAAAAAAAGCTGAACAAGTTTATCTCAATACTTTGTCCGTGTCTTTTGTAAACTCTTATCTACAATACATGGGATTTGAGACAGACTTAGACAAAAGCGATAGTTGGAACCCTGTACAGCAAACACTTATGGATGTAGCTGATTTGTCGCTAAAAAACTTGGGTTCGTTAGAATGTCGCCCAGTGTTTGAAGATGCACAATTTATTGACATACCGCCTGAAGTACAGTCAAATCGAATTGGCTATGTGGCTGTGCAGATAAAGAAATCATTTCGAGAAGCAACGCTGCTGGGATTTGTCAGAAAGGTAGAAACTGATTTGTTACCAATCAAGCATTTGCAACCTTTGGACAATCTACTGGAGTATTTAGAAGAACTTACTCAAGTGAGGCAAGCTGAGTTAGTTTCTCAATTGCCCACTGACAACAAGACTTTAATTAAATTGAAACAATGGTTGGAAAATGTTTTTGAGGTTGGTTGGCAAGAAGTTGAAACTCTCTTTGATAATCAATGGGCTAATGCAGATTGGAATCTAAGAAGTGCTAATGGTTCTTTTGTTAGCAGAGGTAAGCTGATTGATTTAGGAAAAACAGGAATAATTCAATCTGTAATTCTAGTCGTTGGCTTTATTCAAGAGAATCAGCAGGAAATAGACATTATCGTAGAAGTGCATCCTATATGGGGAGAAAATTATCTGCCACCAAATCTTCAACTGATGGTAATTGATTTTGAAGGAGTAGAGGGAGAATCTATTATGGAAGCGCAAACTAGAAGCAGTAATAAAAATATTCAATTACAGTTTAGTGGCGATGTGGGAGAACGTTTTAGTATTAAATTAGTCTTAGGGAATATTAGCGTGATAGAAAGTTTTCTCATCTGA
- a CDS encoding CHASE2 domain-containing protein: protein MGKLVVLKLDGDLELGVRVTLEIGEDGKRPSIETSGHLPANLEIAKVIDEWRSTYCSLGSARLKAKKIIYDGSISQRRDECQNKACELRSHLNHWLKSESFWRIREKWLKHLMPNEEVRVLIRTASMQLEKIPWHLWDLLDLDYTKAEVALSLPELEQVTRLQTSTYRHKINILAVLGDKTDINVDEDCELLKKLPNATTTFLTQPQRDRINDQLWNQPWNILFFAGHSKSEGETGRIYINDKDSLTIADLKYALRNAVTNGLQLAIFNSCDGLGLARELQDLHIPQIIVMREPVPDLVAQAFLKHFLAAFSSGVSLYIAVRTAREKLQGLEDKFPGASWLPIICENPVAIPMTWPKPLIKSNSSLLIRGLLMSVMLTISVLGVRQMGRLQTWELQAYDQLMRSRPQEKQDPRLLIITVTEEDFQLPEQKERRGSLSELALTRLLEKLAHLEPKAIGLDIYHDQPSQRNQASLATRLKTDDKLFAICKVQELTKERPGISAPLGVTVERQGFSDIIPDSDHVLRRHLLAMQPADVTSPCTARYALNAQLAFHYLEAKGISAKYTDSGDLQLGKVIFKRLQPQMGGYQQADTRGYQMLLNYRSVQGSPGEIAPKVTLTDVLKGKVNPEQVKDRIVLIGTTAQSFRDYSPTPYMTGQGFSEEIPGVVLQAQMVSQLVSAVMDGRPLISVLPVWGEVLWVWSWSVVGGAFAAAGSVAIAASDRSRLYLVLAAGGVLGVLYAFCLILFYQGIWVPLVPSALVLVATGGTVAIYLFSQQSNDN, encoded by the coding sequence ATGGGAAAGTTAGTTGTTCTGAAGCTAGATGGCGATTTGGAGTTAGGGGTGCGGGTGACGCTGGAGATTGGAGAAGATGGCAAACGCCCCAGCATAGAAACCTCTGGTCATTTACCTGCCAATCTAGAAATAGCTAAAGTAATTGATGAGTGGCGGTCAACCTATTGTAGTCTAGGAAGTGCTCGCCTCAAAGCCAAAAAAATTATTTACGATGGTTCTATTAGCCAACGGCGTGATGAGTGTCAAAACAAAGCTTGTGAGTTGCGATCGCACTTAAATCACTGGCTAAAGTCAGAGTCATTTTGGCGGATTCGGGAAAAATGGCTGAAACACTTAATGCCCAATGAAGAAGTACGAGTGCTGATTCGCACTGCTTCTATGCAGCTAGAGAAAATTCCTTGGCATCTATGGGATTTGCTTGATTTGGACTACACCAAAGCCGAAGTAGCTTTGAGTCTTCCAGAGTTAGAACAAGTAACTAGATTGCAGACATCTACCTACAGGCACAAAATTAACATATTGGCGGTTTTGGGCGATAAAACTGATATTAATGTAGACGAAGACTGCGAATTACTAAAAAAATTACCTAATGCTACCACAACCTTTTTGACACAGCCCCAACGCGATCGCATCAACGATCAGCTGTGGAACCAACCTTGGAACATTTTATTTTTCGCTGGTCATAGTAAAAGCGAGGGTGAGACTGGTCGCATCTATATCAATGACAAAGATAGTTTAACGATTGCAGACCTGAAATATGCCCTGAGAAATGCTGTCACCAATGGGTTACAGTTAGCGATTTTCAACTCCTGTGATGGATTGGGATTAGCGCGAGAACTACAAGATTTACATATTCCCCAAATTATTGTCATGCGAGAACCTGTGCCGGATCTTGTGGCACAAGCATTTTTAAAACATTTTCTGGCAGCTTTTTCTTCAGGCGTATCTTTATATATTGCAGTTCGCACTGCCAGAGAAAAACTGCAAGGATTAGAGGACAAATTTCCAGGGGCAAGTTGGTTGCCGATAATTTGTGAAAATCCTGTTGCCATACCGATGACTTGGCCAAAGCCCCTAATTAAATCTAACAGCAGCTTACTGATAAGGGGATTGCTCATGAGCGTGATGCTCACCATTAGCGTGCTAGGAGTCCGGCAAATGGGAAGATTGCAAACATGGGAGTTACAAGCTTACGATCAATTAATGCGATCGCGTCCTCAAGAAAAGCAAGATCCGCGCCTGTTGATAATCACTGTCACCGAAGAAGATTTTCAGTTACCAGAACAAAAGGAAAGAAGAGGGTCGCTATCGGAGCTAGCACTAACCAGACTTTTGGAAAAACTTGCACACTTGGAACCCAAAGCCATTGGCTTGGATATTTATCACGATCAGCCATCACAACGCAACCAAGCTTCTTTGGCAACTAGGTTGAAAACAGATGACAAGCTTTTTGCAATTTGCAAAGTTCAAGAACTCACAAAAGAACGTCCTGGAATTTCAGCTCCTTTGGGGGTGACGGTAGAACGTCAAGGATTTAGTGATATTATCCCAGACTCAGACCACGTTCTGCGTCGTCATTTATTGGCAATGCAACCAGCAGACGTAACCTCCCCTTGTACTGCACGCTACGCCCTTAATGCCCAATTGGCATTCCACTATTTAGAGGCAAAAGGTATCTCTGCCAAATACACTGATTCTGGGGATTTGCAGTTAGGCAAGGTCATTTTTAAGCGGTTGCAGCCTCAGATGGGTGGCTATCAACAAGCGGATACACGGGGCTACCAAATGTTGCTTAATTACCGGTCTGTCCAAGGTTCTCCTGGAGAAATTGCTCCTAAAGTCACGCTCACAGATGTTCTCAAGGGGAAAGTCAACCCTGAACAAGTCAAAGACCGAATTGTTCTCATTGGTACTACTGCCCAAAGCTTTCGTGATTATAGTCCTACCCCTTACATGACTGGGCAAGGTTTTTCCGAAGAGATACCAGGAGTGGTTCTGCAAGCACAAATGGTAAGTCAGCTGGTGAGTGCGGTGATGGATGGGCGACCTTTGATATCTGTTTTGCCAGTTTGGGGGGAAGTTTTGTGGGTTTGGAGTTGGTCAGTGGTTGGAGGTGCGTTTGCCGCAGCCGGATCAGTGGCGATCGCAGCAAGCGATCGCTCAAGACTATATTTAGTACTAGCAGCAGGAGGTGTACTTGGAGTCTTATACGCTTTTTGCTTAATTCTCTTTTACCAAGGAATTTGGGTTCCCCTAGTTCCATCAGCTTTGGTTTTAGTAGCTACTGGCGGCACAGTGGCAATTTATTTGTTTTCACAACAAAGCAACGACAACTGA
- a CDS encoding DUF1822 family protein gives MNNSTYQLDDSALTLPISQSARITAQQFANQQPNSEKAEQVRLNTLAVWVVNDYLEMMDIPTNLQASDCWNPIMRLCGDVADLEVPSIGRLECRPVHRHQQICSIPPETWEERVGYLVVQFDESLQEARLLGFIPSVKNERLPLAQLQPLEAFIDHLAQLRQSVASPLVNLSQWFAGIFETGWQTVESLWNVPELRPTYAFRSVDTLELNALNRPESITKRAKLIDLGIQILNQPVILIVKISPEKDQQTSIHLQLHATGNHIYLPAGVHLTVLDSSGTVFLDAQSRKLDNYIQLQFRGEPREQFSVKIAINDTSITEYFRI, from the coding sequence ATGAATAACTCCACCTACCAGCTAGACGATTCCGCTTTAACATTGCCAATTTCCCAATCCGCTCGCATAACTGCCCAGCAATTTGCTAACCAGCAGCCAAATTCTGAAAAAGCAGAGCAAGTTCGGCTGAATACCCTGGCTGTGTGGGTGGTGAATGACTACTTAGAAATGATGGATATTCCTACTAACCTCCAAGCTAGTGACTGCTGGAACCCGATTATGCGCCTCTGTGGTGATGTAGCTGATTTAGAAGTGCCCTCAATTGGTCGTCTGGAGTGTCGTCCTGTCCATCGACATCAGCAGATATGTTCCATTCCTCCAGAAACCTGGGAAGAACGGGTGGGTTATTTAGTAGTTCAATTTGATGAATCGCTCCAAGAAGCGAGGCTGCTTGGTTTTATCCCCAGTGTCAAAAATGAAAGGTTGCCTTTAGCGCAACTGCAACCATTAGAAGCGTTTATCGACCACCTGGCCCAACTGCGCCAATCCGTAGCTAGTCCACTAGTGAATTTAAGCCAATGGTTTGCTGGTATATTTGAGACAGGTTGGCAGACTGTTGAATCCCTATGGAACGTGCCGGAACTGAGACCAACTTATGCCTTTCGCAGTGTTGATACTTTGGAACTAAATGCCCTTAACCGACCAGAATCAATTACTAAACGTGCAAAACTGATTGATTTGGGTATCCAAATTCTCAACCAACCCGTCATCTTGATTGTAAAAATCAGCCCAGAAAAGGATCAGCAAACCAGTATTCATCTCCAATTGCACGCTACTGGTAATCACATTTACTTGCCAGCAGGAGTTCATCTCACCGTTTTAGATAGTTCGGGAACAGTATTTCTAGATGCTCAATCTAGAAAATTAGATAACTACATTCAGTTGCAGTTTCGCGGTGAACCTAGAGAGCAATTTAGCGTTAAAATAGCCATAAATGATACAAGTATTACCGAATATTTTAGAATTTAA
- a CDS encoding DUF928 domain-containing protein: MQKIQIFLAVSLTFLSSIGVQAQPASNGQLEQSLIFAAPPPPKDIGEPGKRGEAGSRGCGQDMNKPLTSSQKRLTALVPVYSNSELVFGTTIREHPSFVFYVPYPSDFASGEFVLEDEAQNQTTYKTSLTGTPGIINLRLPSIAAPLEIGKQYRWYFNIYCQKDKQIIANVEGYVKREQLKPALKTQLEKATPSQQVNLYAANGIWYEALSAASELRRTNSQDTSWRALLKAVGLNDFATEPKVECCNLKN; encoded by the coding sequence ATGCAAAAGATTCAAATTTTCCTCGCCGTTAGTTTAACATTTCTTAGCTCTATAGGTGTGCAGGCACAGCCTGCATCCAATGGACAATTAGAACAATCATTGATTTTCGCTGCCCCACCTCCACCAAAAGATATTGGCGAACCAGGTAAGCGAGGAGAAGCAGGTAGTCGTGGCTGTGGTCAGGATATGAATAAGCCACTGACTTCTTCTCAAAAGCGGCTCACAGCTTTAGTACCTGTTTATTCAAACTCAGAATTAGTGTTTGGAACCACGATCAGAGAGCATCCTAGTTTTGTATTCTATGTTCCTTATCCATCTGACTTTGCATCTGGAGAGTTTGTCCTAGAAGATGAAGCACAAAATCAGACTACTTACAAAACTTCTTTAACGGGGACACCAGGAATAATAAACCTTCGCTTGCCTTCAATTGCAGCACCTTTAGAGATTGGCAAGCAATACCGATGGTATTTTAACATCTACTGTCAGAAGGATAAGCAAATTATTGCTAATGTTGAAGGTTATGTAAAACGGGAGCAACTAAAACCTGCTTTGAAAACTCAATTGGAAAAAGCAACACCAAGCCAGCAAGTAAATCTTTATGCAGCTAATGGTATTTGGTATGAAGCGCTGAGTGCTGCTAGTGAATTGCGTCGCACCAATTCGCAAGATACTTCTTGGAGGGCGCTGTTGAAAGCTGTGGGTTTGAATGATTTTGCAACTGAACCAAAAGTAGAGTGCTGCAATCTTAAGAATTAG
- a CDS encoding sigma-70 family RNA polymerase sigma factor, with protein sequence MRYIQIRKLVRLNLRSFMTNDWRKQQDVQLKELALKAQQHPQATKEQRVALTRLMNAIWQSGRLIHPYKGQFQLLYEDIYDEAVQNLFFYLCQDNNINKYDPERGEVLTWVNMLLSKRFFPEAIPKVIGKGNEINLEDSHLENIPSSQSQTMSLSEQIIECIESDPEFIFGKEHIKGHPEANFQAIAKRRYSGISWKEISAEWGIGITSLHSFYQRCLKKFTEKLQEYICI encoded by the coding sequence ATGAGATATATACAGATTCGCAAGTTGGTGCGTTTGAACTTGAGGTCTTTTATGACTAATGACTGGAGAAAACAACAAGATGTACAACTTAAAGAATTAGCGCTCAAAGCCCAACAACACCCACAGGCAACTAAGGAACAACGGGTAGCCTTAACCCGGCTGATGAATGCCATTTGGCAGTCGGGTAGACTTATTCATCCTTATAAAGGCCAATTTCAACTACTTTATGAAGATATTTATGATGAGGCGGTACAAAATTTATTTTTCTATCTTTGCCAAGATAACAATATTAATAAGTATGACCCAGAACGCGGCGAAGTTCTAACTTGGGTAAACATGCTATTGAGTAAACGCTTTTTTCCAGAAGCTATCCCCAAAGTTATCGGCAAAGGAAATGAAATAAATCTTGAAGACTCTCATCTAGAAAATATCCCATCATCTCAATCTCAAACAATGTCATTATCTGAACAAATAATAGAATGTATAGAATCTGATCCAGAGTTTATTTTTGGCAAAGAACATATAAAAGGTCATCCAGAGGCAAACTTTCAAGCTATAGCTAAAAGAAGATATTCTGGAATTTCCTGGAAAGAGATTTCGGCAGAATGGGGGATTGGAATCACATCTCTACATAGTTTCTACCAACGATGCCTGAAAAAGTTTACTGAGAAACTCCAAGAATATATATGTATTTAA
- a CDS encoding two-partner secretion domain-containing protein, whose amino-acid sequence MSKINIRWGWFIGIAICGSSIGSTNCAFAQITPDGTLPNNSIVTPDGSTLNITGGTPVGSNLFHSFSKFSVPFGGTAFFNNSVNIQNIISRVTGGSRSDIDGIIRTNPTANLFLINPNGIVFGKNAQLNIGGSFVATTANALQFGNRGFFSASEKNIPSPLLTINPSALLFNQINQNAVIQNNSIAFAGQDPTGFFDVFGLRVPDGKSLLLVGGNVSMDEGQLNAYSGRVELGGLAKPGTVALSVDGDNLSLRFPENVARTSVSLTNQAGIYVEGAGGGNIAVNAFNLEILGGSVLNGGIGSGLGTSETVAEDITLNATGSIKVAGSIVANLVQTGSKGNGGNITIDSGSFSLQDGAQLTASTVGQGNAGNVTVRARDALSLADANIFSRVDAGGVGKGGNIDINAATLSLIDGARLQTTTDSASDTEPAGRGDAGNVNVNITGAVDIAGEKNGFSSGIFSRVETETVGNGGNITIDSGSFFLRDGAQLSASTFGQGNAGNVAVRALDAVSLVDNAAILSTVGTGGVGKGGNIDINAATLSIINGAQVLTITREAFATQASGRGDAGNVNVNVTGIVDIAGEKNGILSGIRSSVQTGTVGNGGNITIDSGSFSLQDGAQLVASTFGQGNAGNVTVRALDTVDLADSAGIFSTVSAGGVGKGGNIDINAATLSIINGAQLQTLIREASATQPAGRGDAGNVNVNVTGVVDIAGQKNGFFSTISSDLETGTVGTGGNITIDSGSFSLSDGAQLAASTSGLGNAGNVTVRALDTVTLADAYIFSTVEAGGVGKGGNIDINAVTLSLKDAAQVLTRTDDASATQPAGRGDAGNVNINVTGAIDIAGQKNGFVSGIGSNLETGTVGNGGNITIDSGSFSLSDGAQLAASTSGLGNAGNVTVRALDAVTLADANIFSTVEAGGVGKGGNIDINAAILSLDGAQLLTSTRSAFATQPGGRGDAGNVNINVTGIVDIAGEKNGFVSAIGSRVETGAVGNGGNITINSGSLSLQDGAQLVASTSGLGNAGNVTVRALDAVSLVDNASIFSTVSAGGVGKGGNIDINAATLSLFDGAQLLTLTDDASATAPAGRGDAGNVNINVTGIVDIAGQKNGFSSGIGSNLQTGAVGNGGNITINSGSFSLQNGAQLAASTSGLGNAGTIKVNAADFFTISSNSSNINTGLFVNSQSPTGTAGDIIVTSPRVTLDNGGTLNAQSASGNGGDINLQTDLLLLRRGASITTTAGTALAGGNGGNITINAPSGFIVAVPNEDSDITANAYTGSGGRVDIRAFGIYGIQKSQFPTSLSDITASSEFGVNGTVELNTPDIDPNSGLVNLPAVPVDTQVAQTCQAGGNLAKSSFTITGRGGLPPNPGEALSADAVQVDLVTLNPKGDPPDRSYSTSKITTPAPEPIIEATGLTLNQKGEVVLTANLPKTSCISREKGKVGTPLGIRGGGKGKSSVLSPSPLTFTLFPLLQKTLLQEVSTTTPHTPWLKPASCKAIRNS is encoded by the coding sequence ATGTCTAAGATAAATATTCGTTGGGGCTGGTTTATAGGAATTGCAATATGTGGTTCAAGCATTGGGAGTACAAATTGCGCTTTTGCCCAAATTACCCCAGATGGCACTCTGCCTAATAATTCCATCGTTACACCAGATGGCAGCACCTTGAATATTACAGGAGGAACGCCAGTAGGAAGTAATTTGTTTCACAGCTTTAGTAAGTTTTCTGTGCCTTTTGGCGGCACTGCTTTCTTTAATAATTCTGTAAATATTCAAAATATTATCAGTAGAGTAACGGGTGGGTCACGTTCTGATATTGATGGGATAATCCGCACTAATCCTACGGCGAACCTGTTTCTAATTAATCCCAATGGAATTGTATTTGGTAAGAATGCTCAATTAAATATTGGTGGTTCGTTTGTGGCGACTACAGCGAATGCACTGCAATTTGGAAATCGAGGATTTTTTAGTGCTAGTGAGAAAAATATCCCTTCACCGTTGTTGACTATTAATCCTTCAGCATTGCTGTTTAATCAGATTAATCAAAACGCAGTGATTCAAAATAACTCAATTGCATTCGCAGGACAAGATCCAACAGGCTTTTTTGATGTATTTGGTTTACGAGTACCAGATGGTAAAAGTTTACTGCTGGTGGGTGGTAACGTCAGCATGGATGAGGGACAATTAAATGCTTATAGTGGACGAGTTGAGTTAGGAGGATTGGCGAAACCTGGTACTGTAGCGTTGAGTGTAGATGGCGATAATCTCAGCTTAAGATTTCCTGAGAATGTAGCGCGAACTTCGGTATCCCTTACCAATCAAGCAGGTATATATGTAGAAGGCGCTGGTGGCGGTAATATTGCAGTCAATGCCTTTAATCTAGAGATATTGGGAGGAAGTGTTTTAAACGGTGGTATTGGGTCAGGTTTGGGGACATCTGAAACTGTTGCCGAAGATATTACGCTTAATGCTACCGGGTCAATCAAAGTTGCTGGGAGCATAGTTGCCAATCTTGTGCAAACGGGGTCAAAAGGTAATGGGGGTAACATTACTATCGATTCTGGTTCCTTCTCATTACAAGATGGCGCTCAACTTACTGCCTCAACCGTTGGACAAGGGAATGCAGGGAATGTGACAGTGCGGGCACGAGATGCTCTTTCCCTTGCAGATGCTAATATCTTCAGCAGGGTGGATGCTGGGGGTGTAGGCAAAGGAGGTAATATCGACATCAATGCTGCAACACTATCGCTAATTGATGGCGCTCGACTGCAAACTACTACTGATAGTGCATCTGATACCGAGCCAGCAGGACGAGGGGATGCGGGGAATGTCAATGTTAATATCACTGGCGCTGTTGATATTGCTGGGGAGAAAAACGGTTTTAGCAGTGGGATTTTCAGCCGGGTGGAAACGGAGACAGTTGGCAATGGAGGTAATATTACTATCGATTCTGGTTCTTTCTTTTTACGCGATGGTGCTCAACTTTCTGCCTCAACATTCGGACAAGGGAATGCGGGGAATGTGGCAGTGCGTGCGCTCGATGCTGTTTCCCTTGTAGATAATGCTGCCATCCTCAGCACTGTGGGAACAGGGGGTGTAGGTAAGGGAGGTAATATCGACATCAATGCTGCAACCCTATCAATAATTAATGGTGCCCAAGTATTAACCATTACTCGTGAAGCGTTTGCTACCCAGGCATCAGGACGGGGGGATGCGGGGAATGTCAATGTTAATGTTACAGGCATTGTTGACATTGCCGGGGAAAAAAACGGTATACTCAGTGGGATTCGCAGTAGTGTGCAAACGGGGACAGTTGGCAATGGGGGTAACATTACTATCGATTCTGGTTCTTTCTCACTACAAGATGGCGCTCAACTTGTTGCTTCAACATTTGGACAAGGGAATGCGGGGAATGTGACAGTACGGGCACTTGATACTGTTGACCTTGCAGATAGTGCTGGCATTTTCAGCACGGTGTCAGCAGGGGGTGTAGGTAAAGGTGGAAATATCGATATCAATGCTGCAACCCTATCAATAATTAATGGCGCTCAACTGCAAACCCTTATTCGTGAAGCATCTGCTACCCAACCAGCAGGACGGGGAGATGCGGGGAATGTCAATGTAAATGTTACTGGCGTTGTTGATATTGCTGGACAGAAAAACGGTTTTTTTAGTACGATTAGCAGCGATCTAGAAACGGGGACAGTTGGCACTGGGGGTAATATTACTATCGATTCTGGTTCCTTCTCTCTAAGTGATGGCGCTCAACTTGCAGCCTCAACTTCGGGACTTGGGAATGCAGGGAATGTAACAGTGCGGGCACTTGATACTGTAACTCTAGCAGATGCTTACATCTTCAGCACCGTAGAAGCAGGGGGTGTAGGTAAAGGAGGCAATATCGACATCAATGCTGTAACCCTGTCATTAAAAGATGCTGCTCAAGTGCTAACCCGTACTGATGATGCATCTGCCACCCAGCCAGCAGGACGGGGGGATGCGGGGAATGTCAATATAAATGTTACAGGCGCTATTGATATTGCTGGACAGAAAAACGGTTTTGTTAGTGGGATTGGCAGCAATCTGGAAACGGGGACAGTTGGCAATGGGGGTAATATTACTATCGATTCTGGTTCCTTCTCTCTAAGTGATGGCGCTCAACTTGCAGCCTCAACTTCGGGACTTGGGAATGCAGGGAATGTGACAGTGCGGGCACTTGATGCTGTAACTCTAGCAGATGCTAACATCTTCAGCACGGTAGAAGCAGGGGGTGTAGGTAAGGGAGGCAATATCGACATCAACGCGGCAATACTATCACTAGATGGCGCTCAACTGCTAACCAGTACTCGTAGCGCATTTGCTACCCAGCCAGGAGGACGGGGGGATGCGGGGAATGTCAATATAAATGTTACAGGTATTGTTGATATTGCTGGTGAGAAAAACGGTTTTGTTAGTGCGATTGGCAGCCGGGTGGAAACAGGGGCAGTTGGCAATGGGGGTAATATTACTATAAATTCTGGTTCTTTATCGTTACAAGATGGCGCTCAACTTGTTGCCTCAACTTCGGGACTTGGGAATGCAGGGAATGTAACAGTGCGGGCACTTGATGCTGTTTCCCTTGTAGATAATGCTAGCATCTTCAGCACGGTGTCAGCAGGGGGTGTAGGTAAAGGTGGCAATATCGACATCAATGCGGCAACACTATCACTATTTGATGGCGCTCAACTGCTAACTCTTACTGATGATGCATCTGCAACAGCGCCAGCAGGACGGGGGGATGCGGGAAATGTCAATATAAATGTTACAGGTATTGTTGATATTGCTGGACAGAAAAACGGTTTTAGCAGTGGGATTGGCAGCAATCTGCAAACGGGGGCAGTTGGCAATGGGGGTAATATTACTATAAATTCTGGTTCTTTCTCATTACAAAATGGCGCTCAACTTGCTGCCTCAACTTCGGGACTTGGGAATGCAGGCACAATTAAAGTTAATGCTGCTGATTTTTTCACCATTTCTAGCAACAGTTCAAACATTAACACTGGCTTGTTTGTGAACTCCCAAAGTCCGACGGGTACTGCTGGAGATATTATCGTCACCTCACCTAGAGTTACTTTAGACAACGGTGGCACACTCAATGCCCAATCTGCATCAGGTAACGGTGGCGACATAAACTTACAAACTGATTTACTGCTTCTGCGTCGTGGCGCTTCCATTACCACCACCGCAGGCACAGCACTAGCTGGTGGTAATGGTGGCAACATCACTATCAATGCCCCGTCAGGCTTCATTGTTGCTGTCCCAAACGAAGATAGCGACATCACTGCTAATGCCTACACAGGCAGTGGTGGGAGAGTAGATATTCGAGCCTTTGGTATCTATGGCATTCAAAAGAGCCAATTCCCAACTTCTCTTTCGGATATCACCGCTAGTTCTGAGTTTGGTGTAAACGGTACTGTAGAACTTAACACGCCGGATATTGACCCTAACAGTGGCTTAGTCAACCTGCCAGCCGTACCAGTTGATACCCAAGTAGCACAGACTTGTCAAGCTGGTGGAAATTTAGCTAAAAGCAGTTTTACAATCACTGGACGCGGTGGCTTACCACCTAATCCGGGTGAAGCCCTCAGCGCTGACGCAGTGCAGGTAGATTTGGTGACTCTCAATCCGAAGGGCGATCCCCCCGATCGCTCATATTCTACCAGCAAAATAACTACCCCTGCACCAGAACCGATCATAGAAGCTACTGGTTTGACGCTAAACCAAAAAGGAGAAGTCGTCCTGACAGCAAATCTTCCCAAGACTTCTTGCATAAGTCGGGAAAAGGGGAAGGTGGGGACCCCTCTGGGGATAAGGGGCGGGGGGAAGGGGAAAAGTTCTGTATTGTCCCCTTCCCCTTTAACCTTTACCCTTTTCCCCCTCTTGCAAAAAACACTTTTGCAAGAGGTCTCCACCACTACGCCCCATACTCCTTGGTTGAAGCCTGCATCTTGCAAAGCAATTCGTAATTCGTAA